One Phoenix dactylifera cultivar Barhee BC4 chromosome 8, palm_55x_up_171113_PBpolish2nd_filt_p, whole genome shotgun sequence genomic window carries:
- the LOC103699585 gene encoding trans-resveratrol di-O-methyltransferase-like isoform X2 — MMAINKSAWFPGGAGQSLSKVLATTSIMELTNGRSFDKLFQAHTLVLNQSLSIAGLMSLNCAVELGIADLIHSHGGPMPLSELARSIPIPPEKAPSLRRLMRLLASHGVFAAEPDGNSESETAYLLTPFSELLLTKGTNLSAFIRVNSDPAFMKPWFHMGDWFKRKGSTPFEVAYDGKCVWDLTKQRPELNDMFNDAMSCETCWVVKAMVTEFPQFFRGLKSLVDVGGGTGASARMVAEAFPDVKCTVFDLPHVVATLPESKLVNAVGGSMFDSIPPADAIFLKMPKLWISSL; from the exons ATGATGGCCATAAATAAGTCCGCGTGGTTTCCCGGAGGAGCAGGCCAGTCTTTAAGCAAAGTGCTTGCAACAACTAGCATCATGGAGCTCACCAATGGCCGGagctttgacaagcttttccaagcCCACACTCTTGTTTTGAACCAATCCCTCAGCATCGCCGGCCTGATGTCCCTCAACTGCGCGGTTGAGCTCGGCATCGCCGACCTCATCCACAGCCACGGCGGCCCCATGCCCCTCTCCGAGCTGGCCAGATCCATCCCCATCCCTCCCGAGAAGGCTCCCTCTCTCCGCCGCCTCATGCGTCTCCTCGCGAGCCATGGCGTCTTTGCGGCGGAGCCTGATGGAAATAGCGAAAGCGAGACGGCTTACCTCCTCACTCCTTTCTCGGAGCTCCTCCTCACCAAGGGCACCAACCTCTCGGCCTTCATCCGGGTCAACTCGGATCCGGCTTTCATGAAGCCATGGTTCCACATGGGCGACTGGTTCAAGAGAAAAGGCTCGACTCCCTTCGAGGTGGCCTACGATGGCAAGTGCGTCTGGGACCTCACCAAGCAGCGGCCCGAGCTTAACGACATGTTCAACGATGCCATGTCGTGCGAGACGTGCTGGGTGGTGAAGGCGATGGTGACCGAGTTCCCGCAGTTCTTCCGAGGGCTCAAGTCGCTGGTGGATGTCGGGGGAGGGACGGGGGCCTCCGCCAGGATGGTTGCTGAGGCCTTCCCGGACGTCAAATGCACCGTGTTCGACCTCCCTCACGTCGTCGCCACCTTGCCGGAGAGTAAACTGGTCAACGCCGTCGGTGGAAGTATGTTTGACTCCATTCCACCGGCCGATGCAATCTTTCTCAAG ATGCCGAAGCTCTGGATTTCGAGCTTATGA
- the LOC103699250 gene encoding trans-resveratrol di-O-methyltransferase-like, translating into MQAMELTQEKQPAKEQLQDTAQLWNHALSFVRSMSLKCAIELGIPDVLHNHGKPITLCELATSLSIPPSKAPALGSLMRLLVHSGLFASHRDQEGEEEESYFLTPASKLLVKEEKACLSPFALIVLKWTMLGPAHQLGAWFRAGATRATPFDMAHGKGLFEETDARADFNELFNEGMASDARLVTEVALLRQQWEVLRGVRSVVDVGGGTGTLAKAIAKALPGVRCAVLDLPHVVATVDEEEREGVEFIGGDMFEHIPPADAVLFKWILHDWSDEDCIRILKRCKEAIPPKKDGGKVIIIDIVVGVTTDVSISVEPQLLFDIEMMILTRGKERSETEWRRLFLAAGFSDYKITASLGLRSVIELYN; encoded by the exons ATGCAAGCGATGGAACTCACCCAGGAGAAGCAGCCAGCCAAGGAGCAACTCCAAGACACAGCCCAGCTGTGGAACCACGCCCTCAGCTTCGTCAGATCCATGTCCCTCAAGTGCGCCATCGAGCTCGGCATCCCGGACGTCCTCCACAACCACGGCAAGCCCATCACCCTCTGCGAGCTTGCCACCTCCCTCTCCATTCCCCCGTCCAAAGCCCCCGCCCTCGGAAGCCTCATGCGCCTGCTCGTCCACTCCGGCCTTTTCGCGAGCCACCGAGACcaagaaggggaagaagaagagagttaTTTCCTCACGCCGGCCTCGAAACTCCTGgtgaaggaggagaaggcgTGTCTCTCGCCGTTCGCGCTGATAGTATTGAAATGGACCATGCTGGGGCCGGCGCACCAGCTGGGGGCGTGGTTCAGGGCCGGGGCGACGCGGGCGACGCCGTTCGACATGGCGCACGGCAAGGGGTTGTTCGAGGAGACGGACGCGAGGGCGGATTTCAACGAGCTGTTCAACGAGGGGATGGCCAGCGACGCGCGGCTGGTGACGGAGGTGGCGCTGCTGCGGCAGCAATGGGAGGTGCTCCGCGGGGTGCGGTCGGTGGTGGACGTGGGCGGGGGGACGGGCACGCTGGCGAAGGCCATCGCCAAGGCGTTGCCCGGCGTTCGGTGCGCGGTGCTGGACCTGCCACATGTGGTGGCTACGGTGGACGAGGAGGAGCGGGAGGGCGTGGAGTTCATCGGAGGGGACATGTTCGAGCACATCCCTCCGGCGGATGCCGTCTTGTTCAAA TGGATATTACATGATTGGAGTGACGAGGACTGCATCAGGATACTAAAGCGTTGCAAAGAAGCCATTCCTCCTAAAAAAGATGGTGGAAAGGTCATCATAATAGACATAGTAGTTGGTGTTACTACTGATGTTTCTATTTCAGTTGAACCACAACTTCTCTTTGACATAGAGATGATGATCCTTACTAGGGGAAAGGAACGAAGTGAAACCGAATGGAGGCGTTTATTCCTTGCTGCAGGTTTTAGCGACTACAAGATAACAGCATCCCTGGGTTTACGTTCGGTCATCGAGTTGTATAACTAG
- the LOC120111599 gene encoding trans-resveratrol di-O-methyltransferase-like codes for MFNDAMSCETCWVVKAMVTEFPQFFRGLKSLVDVGGGTGASARMVAEAFPDVKCTVFDLPHVVATLPESKLVNAVGGSMFDSIPPADAIFLKSILHNWSDEDCVKILKRCKEAVPPKEEGGKVIIVDMVINSHYPKITETHLFYDICMMIGLGGMEREEHEWRKIFNNAGFNDYKFFPILGVYSVIELYP; via the exons ATGTTCAACGATGCCATGTCGTGCGAGACGTGCTGGGTGGTGAAGGCGATGGTGACCGAGTTCCCGCAGTTCTTCCGAGGGCTCAAGTCGCTGGTGGATGTCGGGGGAGGGACGGGGGCCTCCGCCAGGATGGTTGCTGAGGCCTTCCCGGACGTCAAATGCACCGTGTTCGACCTCCCTCACGTCGTCGCCACCTTGCCGGAGAGTAAACTGGTCAACGCCGTCGGTGGGAGTATGTTTGACTCCATTCCACCGGCCGATGCAATCTTTCTCAAG AGCATTCTTCATAATTGGAGTGACGAGGATTGTGTCAAGATTCTAAAACGGTGTAAGGAAGCAGTCCCACCTAAAGAAGAGGGTGGAAAAGTCATCATTGTGGATATGGTAATAAACTCTCACTATCCAAAAATAACCGAGACACATCTCTTCTATGATATCTGTATGATGATCGGTCTTGGAGGAATGGAGCGCGAAGAACATGAATGGCGAAAAATTTTCAACAATGCTGGATTTAACGACTACAAATTTTTTCCAATACTAGGTGTATACTCCGTCATTGAGCTTTACCCTTAG
- the LOC103699585 gene encoding trans-resveratrol di-O-methyltransferase-like isoform X1, with product MELTNGRSFDKLFQAHTLVLNQSLSIAGLMSLNCAVELGIADLIHSHGGPMPLSELARSIPIPPEKAPSLRRLMRLLASHGVFAAEPDGNSESETAYLLTPFSELLLTKGTNLSAFIRVNSDPAFMKPWFHMGDWFKRKGSTPFEVAYDGKCVWDLTKQRPELNDMFNDAMSCETCWVVKAMVTEFPQFFRGLKSLVDVGGGTGASARMVAEAFPDVKCTVFDLPHVVATLPESKLVNAVGGSMFDSIPPADAIFLKSILHNWSDEDCVKILKRCKEAVPPKEEGGKVIIVDMVINSHYPKITETHLFYDICMMIGLGGMEREEHEWRKIFNNAGFNDYKFFPILGVYSVIELYP from the exons ATGGAGCTCACCAATGGCCGGagctttgacaagcttttccaagcCCACACTCTTGTTTTGAACCAATCCCTCAGCATCGCCGGCCTGATGTCCCTCAACTGCGCGGTTGAGCTCGGCATCGCCGACCTCATCCACAGCCACGGCGGCCCCATGCCCCTCTCCGAGCTGGCCAGATCCATCCCCATCCCTCCCGAGAAGGCTCCCTCTCTCCGCCGCCTCATGCGTCTCCTCGCGAGCCATGGCGTCTTTGCGGCGGAGCCTGATGGAAATAGCGAAAGCGAGACGGCTTACCTCCTCACTCCTTTCTCGGAGCTCCTCCTCACCAAGGGCACCAACCTCTCGGCCTTCATCCGGGTCAACTCGGATCCGGCTTTCATGAAGCCATGGTTCCACATGGGCGACTGGTTCAAGAGAAAAGGCTCGACTCCCTTCGAGGTGGCCTACGATGGCAAGTGCGTCTGGGACCTCACCAAGCAGCGGCCCGAGCTTAACGACATGTTCAACGATGCCATGTCGTGCGAGACGTGCTGGGTGGTGAAGGCGATGGTGACCGAGTTCCCGCAGTTCTTCCGAGGGCTCAAGTCGCTGGTGGATGTCGGGGGAGGGACGGGGGCCTCCGCCAGGATGGTTGCTGAGGCCTTCCCGGACGTCAAATGCACCGTGTTCGACCTCCCTCACGTCGTCGCCACCTTGCCGGAGAGTAAACTGGTCAACGCCGTCGGTGGAAGTATGTTTGACTCCATTCCACCGGCCGATGCAATCTTTCTCAAG AGTATTCTTCATAATTGGAGTGACGAGGATTGTGTCAAGATTCTAAAACGGTGTAAGGAAGCAGTCCCACCTAAAGAAGAGGGTGGAAAAGTCATCATTGTGGATATGGTAATAAACTCTCACTATCCAAAAATAACCGAGACACATCTCTTCTATGATATCTGTATGATGATCGGTCTTGGAGGAATGGAGCGCGAAGAACATGAATGGCGAAAAATTTTCAACAATGCTGGATTTAACGACTACAAATTTTTTCCAATACTAGGTGTATACTCCGTCATTGAGCTTTACCCTTAG